A region of Streptomyces halobius DNA encodes the following proteins:
- a CDS encoding EsaB/YukD family protein, with protein sequence MASGSTGVTAGAGQRTGLSRVTLVGERRRVELVVPAREPIGVLLPDILRLLGERAGSGPTTRRLITPHGAVLAPHDSLASANVPDGAVLRLIRGQGGAPQRPERDLTDEAAAPLDVRGWGWGERSRAWTAVTASVLLAAVAGVCAAVWYADGGTALWLGVVAVAVTVAGAVSGARAGRTGQQVPGAALLLAGGALGVIASWQAASGGSARLAAVGLTAAAVLALLGLCTSLGRGGLIGATTLALAVGAWELGLALTTPARTGVALGFVSVLVLGHLPRLALMAAGLTRLDDRRSGGTPVSRHQVAAALGATHRGLAPATVAMAVSAGAAGVLAAGAPGAWTVLAAVLLCVVLFSRARAYPLAVEVVALWAAGTAVCVRLVLLWATDGGAPAGALAALCALAVLPVAGLTVRVPAPVRARLRRWLDVVESVGVMALIPVALGAFGVYGLLLDAS encoded by the coding sequence GTGACCGCGGGGGCAGGGCAGCGGACCGGCCTCAGCCGGGTGACCCTGGTCGGTGAGCGACGGCGCGTCGAGCTCGTCGTCCCCGCGCGGGAGCCCATAGGGGTGCTGCTGCCCGACATTCTTCGGCTGCTCGGCGAACGGGCGGGCAGCGGCCCCACGACGCGCCGGCTGATCACGCCCCATGGCGCGGTGCTCGCACCGCACGACTCCTTGGCCTCCGCGAACGTGCCCGACGGCGCCGTACTGCGCCTCATACGGGGGCAGGGCGGTGCCCCGCAGCGCCCCGAGCGGGACCTCACGGACGAAGCGGCCGCCCCCCTCGACGTCCGCGGCTGGGGCTGGGGCGAGCGGAGCAGAGCCTGGACCGCGGTGACGGCGAGCGTGCTGCTCGCGGCGGTCGCCGGGGTCTGCGCCGCCGTCTGGTACGCGGACGGCGGCACCGCCCTCTGGCTCGGCGTCGTGGCCGTGGCCGTCACGGTCGCCGGAGCGGTGAGCGGCGCCAGGGCCGGACGGACGGGACAACAGGTGCCGGGCGCCGCCCTGTTGCTGGCCGGTGGCGCTCTCGGCGTGATCGCCTCCTGGCAGGCGGCATCGGGCGGCAGCGCCAGACTGGCGGCCGTCGGACTGACAGCCGCTGCCGTGCTCGCGCTCCTCGGCCTGTGCACGTCCCTGGGGCGCGGCGGCCTGATCGGTGCGACGACGCTCGCGCTCGCGGTGGGCGCCTGGGAACTCGGGCTGGCGCTGACCACCCCCGCCCGTACGGGGGTTGCGCTCGGCTTCGTCTCCGTCCTCGTCCTCGGCCATCTGCCGCGGCTCGCCCTGATGGCGGCCGGTCTGACCCGTCTTGACGACCGGCGGTCCGGCGGCACCCCGGTCAGCAGGCACCAAGTGGCGGCCGCTCTGGGAGCCACGCACCGCGGGCTGGCGCCGGCCACCGTGGCGATGGCGGTATCGGCGGGTGCGGCGGGCGTCCTGGCGGCGGGTGCGCCCGGTGCCTGGACCGTGCTCGCCGCCGTCCTCCTGTGCGTCGTGCTGTTCTCGCGGGCGCGCGCCTATCCGCTGGCGGTGGAGGTGGTCGCCCTGTGGGCGGCGGGAACGGCCGTGTGTGTACGGCTCGTTCTGCTGTGGGCGACGGATGGTGGGGCGCCGGCGGGCGCACTGGCCGCGCTGTGTGCGCTGGCGGTGCTCCCGGTCGCCGGGCTCACGGTGCGGGTGCCCGCGCCCGTACGGGCGCGGCTGCGCCGGTGGCTGGACGTGGTCGAGTCGGTCGGCGTGATGGCGCTGATCCCGGTGGCGCTCGGGGCCTTCGGGGTCTACGGCCTGCTGCTGGACGCGTCCTGA
- a CDS encoding NADH-quinone oxidoreductase subunit A has protein sequence MPDTTVRTTVAADYFQGYAVVGIIAVVGVLFVAVAFGAGRLLRPVAPTPEKLLTYECGVDPVGEGWAHTQVRYYVYAFLYVIFAIDSIFLFPWATIFAAPGFGGVTLVEMFVFLGFLTVGLLYAWKKGVLQWT, from the coding sequence GTGCCGGACACGACCGTACGCACCACCGTCGCCGCGGACTACTTCCAGGGCTATGCGGTCGTCGGGATCATCGCCGTGGTGGGCGTGCTCTTCGTCGCCGTGGCCTTCGGGGCCGGGCGGTTGCTGCGCCCTGTGGCGCCGACGCCCGAGAAGCTGCTGACGTATGAATGCGGTGTGGACCCGGTCGGTGAGGGCTGGGCGCACACCCAGGTCCGCTACTACGTCTACGCCTTCCTCTACGTCATCTTCGCCATCGACTCGATCTTCCTTTTCCCCTGGGCGACGATCTTCGCCGCCCCCGGTTTCGGCGGTGTGACGCTCGTGGAGATGTTCGTCTTCCTGGGCTTCCTCACCGTCGGCCTGCTCTACGCATGGAAGAAGGGCGTCCTGCAATGGACGTGA